The Xanthomonas rydalmerensis genomic interval GATGCGGCGCTTCACCGCCAGGAACACCTTGACCATCTTCAGCACGCCCGGGGCGAGGTCGTCGCCGGCAGTGATCTTGCCGCGCTTGTCGGCGAAGCGACGCTCGAACTCCTTCTCGTGCGCCTGGATCTGCTTCTGGGCGCGTTCGATCGCCTCGGAGGCGTCCTCGTCCTTCATGCGCAGCGCGAACCAGTCGGACTTCTTCAGGCCGTCCAGGTAGGCGTCGCTGATGGTGTCGCCCTTCTTCAGGTTCGGACCGCCGTTGGCGACCTTGCCGATCAGCTGGCCACGCAGACGCGCATAGATCGCGCTTTCCAGGATACGGAACTGGTCGTCGAAGTCCTTCTTGACCCGCTTGATCTCGTTTTCCTCGATCTGGCGGGCGCGCTTGTCCTTCTCGATGCCGTCGCGGGTGAACACCTGCACGTCGATGACGGTGCCGTCCATGCCCGGCGGCACGCGCAGCGAGCTGTCCTTCACGTCCGAGGCCTTCTCGCCGAAGATCGCGCGCAGCAGCTTCTCTTCCGGGGTCAGCTGGCTCTCGCCCTTCGGCGTGACCTTGCCGACCATGATGTCGCCGGCGCGCACTTCCGCACCGATGTACACCACGCCGCTCTCGTCCAGACGGTTCAGCGCCTGCTCGGACACGTTGGGGATGTCGGCGGAGATTTCCTCCGGCCCCAGCTTGGTGTCGCGCGCCACGCAGGTCAGCTCTTCGATGTGGATCGTGGTGTAGCGATCCTCTTCCACCACGCGCTCGGAGAGCAGGATGGAGTCTTCGAAGTTGTAGCCGTTCCACGGCATGAACGCGATCAGCATGTTCTGGCCCAGGGCCAGCTCGCCGATGTCGGTCGAGGGACCGTCGGCCAGCACGTCGCCGCGCGCGATCACGTCGCCCACGTTCACCAGCGGACGCTGGTTGATGCAGGTGTTCTGGTTGGAGCGGGTGTACTTGATCAGGTTGTAGATGTCGACGCCGGCGTCGGTGCCGCCGCCGATCTCGGCCTCGTTGACCTTGACCACGATGCGGCCGGCGTCGATCTGCTCGATCACGCCGCCACGGCGGGCGTTCACGGTCACGCCCGAGTCGCGCGCCACCGCACGCTCGATGCCGGTGCCGACCAGCGGCTTCTGCGCACGCAGCGTCGGCACGGCCTGGCGCTGCATGTTCGCGCCCATCAGCGCGCGGTTGGCGTCATCGTGCTCCAGGAACGGCACCAGCGCGGCCGCGATCGACACGGTCTGCATCGGCGACACGTCCATGAAGTGCACTTCCGCCGGCGGCTTCAGCAGCGACTCGCCCTGGTAACGGCACGGCACGAACTGCTCGGTCAGGCGGCTCTTGGCGTCGTGCAGCGCGTTGGCCTGCGCGATGACGTACTCGTTCTCTTCGATCGCCGACAGGTATTCGACCTCGTCGGTGATCTGGCCGTCCACGACCTTACGGTACGGCGTCTCCAGGAAGCCGTACTGGTTGGTGCGGGCATACACCGCCAGCGAGTTGATCAGGCCGATGTTCGGGCCTTCCGGGGTTTCGATGGTGCAGACGCGGCCGTAGTGGGTCGGATGCACGTCGCGCACTTCGAAGCCGGCGCGCTCGCGGGTCAGACCGCCCGGACCCAGCGCGGAGACGCGACGCTTGTGCGTCACTTCCGACAGCGGGTTGTTCTGGTCCATGAACTGCGACAGCTGCGAGGAGCCGAAGAACTCCTTGATCGCGGCGGCCACCGGCTTGGCGTTGATCAGCTCCTGCGGGGTCAGGCCTTCGGACTCGGCCATCGACAGACGCTCCTTGACCGCGCGCTCGACGCGGACCAGGCCCACGCGGAACACGTTCTCGGCCATTTCGCCGACCGAACGCACGCGACGGTTGCCCAGGTGGTCGATGTCGTCGACCACGCCGCGGCCATTGCGGATCTCGGTCAGGACCTTGATCACGTCCAGGATGTCGGAGCTGTCGGCGTGCTCGGCGACCAGGCGCTTGGACTCCTCGTCGCTGCGCTCGCCGAAGTACTTCTTGTCGTACAGCACCGACTCGCCGGTGACTTCCTTGCGGCCGACACGGCGGTTGAACTTCATGCGGCCGACCGTGGACAGGTCGTAGCGCTCGAAGGTGAAGAACAGGTTGTGGAACAGGTTCTGCGCGGCGTCCTTGGTCGGCGGCTCGCCCGGGCGCATCATGCGGTAGATCTCGACCAGCGCCTCGAGCTGGGTCTTGGTCGGATCGATGCGCAGGGTGTTGGACAGGTACGGACCGCGATCCAGGTCGTTGACCCACAGCGTGCCCACGGCGTCGACGCCGGCCTTGCGGAACGCGGTCAGCTGATCTTCGCTGATCTCGTCGTTGGCGCTGGCCAGCAGTTCGCCGGTCGAGGCATCGACCACGTCGTGCGACAGGATGCGGCCGACCAGGTACTCGTCGGGCACGGCCAGCGCGGCGATGCCGGAGGCCTCGAGCTGCTTGACGTGGCGCGCGGTGATGCGCTTGCCGGCTTCGACGATGACCTTGTCGCCATCGGCCAGGTCGAAGTTCAGGGTCTCGCCGCGCAGGCGCTCGGGCACCAGCTCCAGCTGCACGCCTTCCTTCGGGTCGATGTGGAAGGTGTTGATCTCGAAGAACTCGGACAGCATCTCCTCGTTCGAGTAGCCGAGCGCGCGCAGCAGGATCGACACCGGCAGCTTGCGGCGGCGGTCGATACGGGTGAACAGCGCGTCCTTCGGGTCGAACTCGAAGTCCAGCCAGGAGCCGCGGTACGGAATGATGCGGGCGCTGTACAGCAGCTTGCCCGAGCTGTGGGTCTTGCCGCGGTCGTGGTCGAAGAACACGCCCGGCGAGCGGTGCAGCTGCGAGACGATGACGCGCTCGGTGCCGTTGACGATGAAGGTGCCGTTGTCGGTCATCAGCGGGATCTCGCCGAGGTAGACCTCCTGCTCCTTGACGTACTTGATCGCCTTGGTCGAGGACTCGCGATCGTAGATCACCAGGCGCACGGTCACGCGCAGCGGCGCGCCGTAGCTCATGCCGCGCTGGCGGCATTCACGCTCGTCGAACACCGGTTCGCCGAGCTTGTAGCCGACGTACTCCAGCGCCGCGTTGCCGCTGTAGCTGGAGATCGGGAACACCGATTTCAGGGCCGCGTGCAGGCCGTGGTCCGAACGCTTGTTCGGGTCGGTGTTCTCCTGCAGGAACTCGCGGTAGGAATCCACCTGGATGGCGAGCAGGAACGGCACTTCGAGGATCGAGCGCTGCTTGCCGAAGTCCTTGCGGATACGCTTCTTTTCGGTGAACGAATAAGACGTCATGAGGTATCACCTTGGCTGATGCGGGCCACGCGTCCGCGGCCCTGAGTGAACATAAATTGTCAGTTGGAAGTCGCTGGTATTGCCGGCACCAGCACGCCTTCTCCCGCTACTTCCAACTACCAACTCGATGAGAACGAGATTGGGGATGAGGGGATTCGGGATGGGTCGACGACCGCCTCTCGAATCTCCGATGCCGAATATCCAATCCCGGCATTGCAACAACGGCCAAAGGCCGGGGGCTTTCGCCCCCAGCCTTCAGTGCATCGCCTTGAACGGCTGGCGATGCAAGGGACTGCTTACTTGACTTCGACCTTCGCGCCAGCGGCTTCCAGGTCCTTCTTGAACTTGTCGGCGTCTTCCTTGGACACGGCTTCCTTCAGCACGCCGCCGGCCTCGGTGAGGTCCTTGGCTTCCTTCAGGCCCAGGCCGGTGATGGCGCGGACGGCCTTGATGACGTCGACCTTCTTGGCGCCGGCGTCGATCAGGATGACGTTGAACTCGGTCTGCTCTTCGACCGGAGCGGCGGCCACGGCCGGACCGGCAGCGGCGACCGGGGCGGCGGCGGAGACGCCGAACTTGTCTTCGATGGCCTTGACCAGCTCCATCACTTCCATGAGGGTCTTTTCGGCGATTGCGTCGACGATCTGCTCGTTAGACAGGGACATTGTGATTACCTTTGGAATTTTTTCTGGATGAGGTTCTAGTGAACCGTTTCAGGTGTCGCGAACTTAAGCCGTTTCGGCTGGGGCTTCCGCTTCGGCGTCGGCGGGAGCGGCGTCGCCGCCACCCTGCTTGTCGCCCACAGCCTTGACCGCACGGGCGAACATGCTCGCCGGCTCGGCCAGGACGCGTGCCAGCATGGCCAGCGCCTGCTCGCGGGTCGGCAGCGACGCCAACACCTCGAGATGAGCGGCCGGATACAGCTGACCACCCAGCGACACGACCTTGGCCTGCAGCTTGTCGTTACCCTTGGCGAATTCCTTGATCAGACGACCGGCAGCGCCGGGTTCTTCCGTCGAGAACGCATACAGCAGCGGACCGACCAGCGCGTCCTGGACGCACTCGTATTCGGTACCGGCAACGGCACGCGCGGCCAGGGTGTTCTTGACAACACGCAAGTACACACCGGTTTCGCGCGCCTTCTTGCGCATCGCGGTCATTTGCGAGACCGTGATGCCGGCGTACTCGGCAGCAACCAAGGAGTGGGCCTTCGCGGCGACGTCGGCCAGTTCGGCGACGACTTCTTGCTTCTGGGACAGATTGAGAGCCATTGCACTCCTCCGTTAAAGCCGGGAGTTGAAATGCGCGACCTGGGATGCGTCAGGAGCGATACCGCCGCTCTTGCCAATCCCCAATCCCGAATCCCGAATCCCTGCTTCAAACTTACTCCGCTCGCGGCTCCTGCCGCTTGCGGTCCTGGGCGGCCTCCTTCCTGGATGCCGGGGATGCCGCATGGCATCCCAGTTGGTGGCCGTTCCAGACCTGGAGTGAGCGCGCCCGGAACCCCGGGTTGGCCTGCACCAGAAAAACTCCAGAAAGGCGGCACCATCTACGCCGGCACATCCCCGAGGGGACTGGATTAAGCGATCCCGCTGTACCGACGGCGACTCCTTGCCATTGCGAGCTTCCGTGCCCGTCGTCGGTGTGCGCAGACCGCGCCTGCGGTCTTTGACGGCTTCGCGTCGGGTTGCCCCTGGCGACGCCTTCAAAAGGGTGAAACCGGCGCCGCACCTCGCGGGCGGCGCCGTGTTGCGATTACTTCAGGGACAGCGACGCCTGATCGACGGTGACGCCCGGACCCATGGTCGAGCTCACCGAGATCTTCTGCAGGTAGGTGCCCTTCGAGGTCGCCGGCTTGGCCTTGACCAGGTCCAGCAGCAGCGCCTGCAGGTTGCTCTTCAGCGCGTCGTCTTCGAAGCTGGCCTTGCCGATGGTGCAGTGGATGATGCCGGCCTTGTCGGTGCGGTAGCGCACCTGGCCCGACTTGGCGTTCTTGACCGCTTCGGCCGGGTTGGCGGACACGGTGCCGACCTTGGGGTTCGGCATCAGGCCGCGCGGGCCCAGCAGGGTGCCCAGCTTGCCGACGACGCGCATCGCGTCCGGGGTGGCGATGACCACGTCGTAGTTCAGGTCGCCACCCTGCATCTTCTCGGCCAGGTCGTCCATGCCGACGGCTTCGGCACCGGCGGCCAGCGCCTCATCGGCCTTGGCGCCGGCGGGGGCGAACACCGCCACGCGCACGCTCTTGCCGGTACCGGCCGGCAGCACGGTGGAACCGCGCACCTGCTGGTCGGACTTCTTCGCGTCCACGCCCAGGCGCACGGCCACGTCGACGGCTTCGACGAACTTGGCCTTGCTGGTGGTCTTGACGATCTTCAGCGCTTCGTCGATCGAATACGCCTTGCCCGGCTGCACCGCAGCACGGATCGCTTTCTGTCGCTTGGTCTGTGCCATTGCTTAACCCTCCACCGTCAGGCCCATGCTGCGGGCAGAACCCGCAATCGTGCGTACCGCCGCTTCCAGCTCGGCCGCCGTCAGGTCGGCTTCCTTCGCCTTGGCGATCTCTTCGAGCTGCTTGCGGGTCACCTTGCCCACCTTCTCGGTGTTCGGGCGCTTGGAGCCGGAGCTGACGCCCGCGGCCTTCTTCAGCAGCACGCTGGCCGGGGTGCTCTTGGTGACGAAGGTGAAGGTACGGTCCGAGTAGGCCGTGATGATGACCGGAGTCGGCAGGCCCGGCTCCAGCTTCTGCGTGGCGGCATTGAACGCCTTGCAGAATTCCATGATGTTCAGGCCGCGCTGACCCAGCGCAGGACCGACCGGCGGCGAGGGGTTGGCCTGACCGGCCTTCACCTGCAGCTTGATGTAACCGACGACTTTCTTTGCCATTTTAGTGTCTCCGGGTGCTAGCGCCTAAACCGCAGGCTCCCCATCGCGACGGGAAAATCACGTGTCCCGCCATCACGTTTTTGAAGTGCGCAGAAAGCCGCCTCGCGGCGGCTTCCGTTCTGCCCGGCGGCTTGCCTGGACAGGGAGCCGCGCAGTATAGCAGAGATTTTGGCGCCCGGCGCAGCCGCGCCGGGGCGGGCTCAGGCCTTCTCGACCTGGCCGAATTCCAGTTCCACCGGGGTGGAACGGCCGAAGATCAGCACCGCAACACGCAGGCGGCTCTTCTCGTAGTTGACTTCCTCGACCACGCCGTTGAAGTCGTTGAACGGGCCGTCGGTGACCCGAACCATCTGGCCCGGCTCGAACAACACCTTCGGACGCGGCTTCTCCACGCCATCCTGAACGCGCTGCAGGATCGCATCGGCCTCTTCGTCGCGGATCGGCAACGGACGGTCGGCGGTGCCGCCGATGAAGCCCATCACCTTCGGCGTTTCCTTGACCAGGTGCCAGCTTTCGTTGTCGATGCGCGGAATGCCGCCCTCTTCGTGGGTCTCGATCTGCACCAGCACGTAGCCCGGGAAGAACTTGCGCTCGGAACGGCGCTTCTGGCCGGAGCGCATCTCGATAACTTCCTCGGTGGGGACCAGCACGTCGCCGAAGCGCTCCTGCATCTCGTCACGCACAATACGGTCGCGCAGCGCTTGGGCCACGGACTTCTCGAAGCCTGAATAGGCGTGAACGACATACCAACGCTTCACTGCTGCACTCTCCTCAACGGCTCACGAACCACTGCATCAGCTTCTGGATCAGGAAATCGAACCCGCCCAGCAGCAGACTCAGAATGATCACCACCACGATCACCACCCAGGTGGTGCGAATGGCTTCCTGACGGGTCGGCCACACCACTTTGCGCAGTTCGAAACGGGATTCGGACAGGAACTCGCGGCCTTCGCGACCCTTGGCGGTCATCAGGAATACCGCCGCGCCCGCAGCCAGACCCGCGATCACCGCCAGTGCGCGCAGCGGACCGGACCAGCTCCCCAGTTGTGCCGCACGGCTCGGCTCACCGAACCAGAACCAGACGAACAGGCCCGCGATCACCAGCAGCGCTGCGATGACGTACTTGACGATATCGCCGCCAGAAGACGCGGCGGGGCCTTTGGAATGCTCGATCTTGCTGTTCATCCGACTCTTGCTGCTATGCGACCGAGGTCACTGGATAGGGAGCGGCAGATTGGCACGCCAGGAGGGACTCGAACCCCCAACCTGCGGTTTTGGAGACCGCTGCTCTGCCAATTGAGCTACTGGCGTGTAGTAAGAACGACTGCACTTCCCTGAGACGGCGAAGGCGGACCGAAGGTTCCGGCCCGCCCTTCGCTGAACCCGGCGACCGGAGCCGCCTGCACCTCGTCGGATTCCGGCGGCTACAGCCGCCGTCCTGCCGTCGAGCCCGGCGGCCGAGGCCGCCGGAGGGCATTACTTGATGATCTTGGCCACCACGCCGGCGCCGACGGTCCGGCCACCTTCGCGGATCGCGAAACGCAGGCCTTCGTCCATCGCCACCGGGTTGATCAGCGTCACCACCATCTTGACGTTGTCGCCCGGCATCACCATCTCCACGCCTTCCGGCAGCTGGCACGCGCCAGTGATATCGGTGGTGCGGAAGTAGAACTGCGGACGGTAACCCTTGAAGAACGGGGTGTGACGGCCGCCCTCGTCCTTCGACAGCACGTACACTTCGGCTTCGAAGTCGGTGTGCGGCTTGATCGAACCCGGCTTGCACAGCACCTGGCCGCGCTCCACGTCGTCACGCTTGGTGCCGCGCAGCAGCAGGCCCGCGTTGTCGCCCGCCTGGCCCTGGTCCAGCAGCTTGCGGAACATTTCCACGCCGGTCACGGTGGTCTTCTGCGTCGCACGGATGCCGACGATTTCGATTTCGTCGCCCACCTTGATGATGCCGCGCTCGATACGGCCGGTCACCACGGTGCCGCGGCCCGAGATCGAGAACACGTCTTCCACCGGCATCAGGAACGGCTTGTCCACGTCGCGCTGCGGCTCCGGGATGAACGAGTCCAGCGCGTCCACCAGCTTCAGGATCGCCGGCACGCCGATCTCGCTCTGGTCGCCTTCCAGCGCCAGGCGGGCCGAACCGTGGATGATCGGGGTGTCGTCGCCCGGGAAGTCGTACTTGCTCAGCAGCTCGCGCACTTCCATCTCGACCAGCTCGAGCAGCTCGGCGTCGTCGACCATGTCGGCCTTGTTCAGGAACACCACGATGTGCGGCACGCCGACCTGACGCGACAGCAGGATGTGCTCGCGGGTCTGCGGCATCGGGCCGTCAGCGGCCGAGCACACCAGGA includes:
- the rplA gene encoding 50S ribosomal protein L1, with protein sequence MAQTKRQKAIRAAVQPGKAYSIDEALKIVKTTSKAKFVEAVDVAVRLGVDAKKSDQQVRGSTVLPAGTGKSVRVAVFAPAGAKADEALAAGAEAVGMDDLAEKMQGGDLNYDVVIATPDAMRVVGKLGTLLGPRGLMPNPKVGTVSANPAEAVKNAKSGQVRYRTDKAGIIHCTIGKASFEDDALKSNLQALLLDLVKAKPATSKGTYLQKISVSSTMGPGVTVDQASLSLK
- the tuf gene encoding elongation factor Tu, whose translation is MAKGKFERTKPHVNVGTIGHVDHGKTTLTAALTKIGAERFGGEFKAYDAIDAAPEEKARGITISTAHVEYESPTRHYAHVDCPGHADYVKNMITGAAQMDGAILVCSAADGPMPQTREHILLSRQVGVPHIVVFLNKADMVDDAELLELVEMEVRELLSKYDFPGDDTPIIHGSARLALEGDQSEIGVPAILKLVDALDSFIPEPQRDVDKPFLMPVEDVFSISGRGTVVTGRIERGIIKVGDEIEIVGIRATQKTTVTGVEMFRKLLDQGQAGDNAGLLLRGTKRDDVERGQVLCKPGSIKPHTDFEAEVYVLSKDEGGRHTPFFKGYRPQFYFRTTDITGACQLPEGVEMVMPGDNVKMVVTLINPVAMDEGLRFAIREGGRTVGAGVVAKIIK
- the rplK gene encoding 50S ribosomal protein L11, whose protein sequence is MAKKVVGYIKLQVKAGQANPSPPVGPALGQRGLNIMEFCKAFNAATQKLEPGLPTPVIITAYSDRTFTFVTKSTPASVLLKKAAGVSSGSKRPNTEKVGKVTRKQLEEIAKAKEADLTAAELEAAVRTIAGSARSMGLTVEG
- the rpoB gene encoding DNA-directed RNA polymerase subunit beta yields the protein MTSYSFTEKKRIRKDFGKQRSILEVPFLLAIQVDSYREFLQENTDPNKRSDHGLHAALKSVFPISSYSGNAALEYVGYKLGEPVFDERECRQRGMSYGAPLRVTVRLVIYDRESSTKAIKYVKEQEVYLGEIPLMTDNGTFIVNGTERVIVSQLHRSPGVFFDHDRGKTHSSGKLLYSARIIPYRGSWLDFEFDPKDALFTRIDRRRKLPVSILLRALGYSNEEMLSEFFEINTFHIDPKEGVQLELVPERLRGETLNFDLADGDKVIVEAGKRITARHVKQLEASGIAALAVPDEYLVGRILSHDVVDASTGELLASANDEISEDQLTAFRKAGVDAVGTLWVNDLDRGPYLSNTLRIDPTKTQLEALVEIYRMMRPGEPPTKDAAQNLFHNLFFTFERYDLSTVGRMKFNRRVGRKEVTGESVLYDKKYFGERSDEESKRLVAEHADSSDILDVIKVLTEIRNGRGVVDDIDHLGNRRVRSVGEMAENVFRVGLVRVERAVKERLSMAESEGLTPQELINAKPVAAAIKEFFGSSQLSQFMDQNNPLSEVTHKRRVSALGPGGLTRERAGFEVRDVHPTHYGRVCTIETPEGPNIGLINSLAVYARTNQYGFLETPYRKVVDGQITDEVEYLSAIEENEYVIAQANALHDAKSRLTEQFVPCRYQGESLLKPPAEVHFMDVSPMQTVSIAAALVPFLEHDDANRALMGANMQRQAVPTLRAQKPLVGTGIERAVARDSGVTVNARRGGVIEQIDAGRIVVKVNEAEIGGGTDAGVDIYNLIKYTRSNQNTCINQRPLVNVGDVIARGDVLADGPSTDIGELALGQNMLIAFMPWNGYNFEDSILLSERVVEEDRYTTIHIEELTCVARDTKLGPEEISADIPNVSEQALNRLDESGVVYIGAEVRAGDIMVGKVTPKGESQLTPEEKLLRAIFGEKASDVKDSSLRVPPGMDGTVIDVQVFTRDGIEKDKRARQIEENEIKRVKKDFDDQFRILESAIYARLRGQLIGKVANGGPNLKKGDTISDAYLDGLKKSDWFALRMKDEDASEAIERAQKQIQAHEKEFERRFADKRGKITAGDDLAPGVLKMVKVFLAVKRRIQPGDKMAGRHGNKGVVSMIQPIEDMPYMANGETVDIVLNPLGVPSRMNIGQVLEVHLGWAAKGLGRKIQNMLEAQTKVADLRKFLAQIYNHDQKLGEDRVDLDQFSDAELLSLSKNLTDGVPMATPVFDGATEAEIKHMLELADLPISGQTQLYDGRTGEAFDRHTTVGYMHMLKLNHLVDDKMHARSTGPYSLVTQQPLGGKAQFGGQRFGEMEVWALEAYGAAYTLQEMLTVKSDDVQGRNQMYKNIVDGEHEMVAGMPESFNVLVKEIRSLAINMELED
- the secE gene encoding preprotein translocase subunit SecE, whose protein sequence is MNSKIEHSKGPAASSGGDIVKYVIAALLVIAGLFVWFWFGEPSRAAQLGSWSGPLRALAVIAGLAAGAAVFLMTAKGREGREFLSESRFELRKVVWPTRQEAIRTTWVVIVVVIILSLLLGGFDFLIQKLMQWFVSR
- the nusG gene encoding transcription termination/antitermination protein NusG, giving the protein MKRWYVVHAYSGFEKSVAQALRDRIVRDEMQERFGDVLVPTEEVIEMRSGQKRRSERKFFPGYVLVQIETHEEGGIPRIDNESWHLVKETPKVMGFIGGTADRPLPIRDEEADAILQRVQDGVEKPRPKVLFEPGQMVRVTDGPFNDFNGVVEEVNYEKSRLRVAVLIFGRSTPVELEFGQVEKA
- the rplJ gene encoding 50S ribosomal protein L10, producing the protein MALNLSQKQEVVAELADVAAKAHSLVAAEYAGITVSQMTAMRKKARETGVYLRVVKNTLAARAVAGTEYECVQDALVGPLLYAFSTEEPGAAGRLIKEFAKGNDKLQAKVVSLGGQLYPAAHLEVLASLPTREQALAMLARVLAEPASMFARAVKAVGDKQGGGDAAPADAEAEAPAETA
- the rplL gene encoding 50S ribosomal protein L7/L12; protein product: MSLSNEQIVDAIAEKTLMEVMELVKAIEDKFGVSAAAPVAAAGPAVAAAPVEEQTEFNVILIDAGAKKVDVIKAVRAITGLGLKEAKDLTEAGGVLKEAVSKEDADKFKKDLEAAGAKVEVK